A genomic window from Gaiellales bacterium includes:
- a CDS encoding STAS domain-containing protein, whose translation MHGELIVEKQPAAWLLRLRGEHDLATVDTLDAQLEAVFLDGTNVVVDLSDAVFIDSSTVGAIFRGLRMAHEDEKGALVVAAPPGSFARRVFDQAGLSDAVPLFDNRRDALASLERTYAK comes from the coding sequence ATGCATGGAGAGCTGATCGTCGAAAAACAGCCGGCTGCCTGGTTGCTGAGGCTGCGCGGGGAACATGATCTGGCGACGGTGGACACCCTCGATGCACAGCTCGAGGCGGTGTTCCTGGACGGCACGAACGTCGTCGTGGACCTCTCCGACGCCGTATTCATCGACAGCTCGACCGTCGGCGCAATCTTCCGCGGCCTCCGCATGGCGCATGAGGACGAGAAGGGCGCGCTGGTGGTGGCCGCGCCACCGGGGTCGTTCGCCCGGCGCGTGTTCGACCAGGCCGGACTGAGCGACGCCGTCCCGCTCTTCGACAACCGTCGCGACGCGCTCGCAAGCCTCGAGCGAACGTACGCGAAGTGA